One Odontesthes bonariensis isolate fOdoBon6 chromosome 17, fOdoBon6.hap1, whole genome shotgun sequence genomic window carries:
- the fam98b gene encoding protein FAM98B, giving the protein MECDILDSLEQLSYGGPLLEEKALLRAAEGGLSSPEYVDLCRWLADGLKPLCDLEESLTSGSDEVDSLQVEVSGLLKELHCPYEEALSGILRGSVRNTKDHLKFLLFLSSELQAAQMVTSRRASEKLQDESPVYQELSAICETLKLPEPRGQEAAGLFSQVRNQVEKVLQDLPDASIGNPVLKKCLSSEQWETLHNINKVLSSEYECRRRMLIKRLDVTVQSFGWSDRAKVRVDSMARAYQPRRHSLRPQSTVDMAELLAAREDICNMVKTSSGSSREKTTCAVNKILMGRVPDRGGRPSEIQAPPPEMPPWQKRQDGGGGRGRGGGGWGRGGRGGGGWGGGGGGGRNQGGHGRHEDYGGHGGKKGRYQY; this is encoded by the exons ATGGAGTGTGACATTTTGGACTCTTTAGAGCAGCTCAG CTATGGCGGCCCTCTGCTGGAGGAGAAGGCGTTGCTCCGAGCCGCAGAGGGAGGGCTGTCCTCCCCGGAGTATGTGGACCTCTGCAGGTGGTTGGCGGACGGACTGAAGCCGCTCTGTGACCTGGAGGAGAGTCTCACCTCAGGATCAG ACGAAGTGGACAGCCTCCAGGTCGAGGTGAGCGGTTTGCTGAAGGAGCTGCACTGTCCCTATGAAGAGGCCCTTTCTGGGATTCTCAGGGGCAGTGTGCGAAATACAAAAGACCATCTCAAGTTTCTCT tgtttctGAGCTCCGAGCTTCAGGCGGCTCAGATGGTGACGAGCAGGCGGGCCTCTGAGAAACTCCAAGACGAGAGTCCAGTTTATCAGGAACTTTCAGCAATCTGTGAAACCCTGAAGCTGCCAGAGCCCAGAGGACAGGAGGCGGCAGGGCTTTTCTCTCAAGTCCGAAACCAG GTTGAAAAAGTACTTCAAGATCTTCCTGATGCCTCCATTGGAAACCCAGTGCTGAAGAAATGTCTTAGCAGTGAACAGTGG GAGACGCTGCACAACATCAACAAAGTCCTGTCGTCGGAGTACGAGTGTCGGCGCAGGATGCTGATCAAACGGCTGGACGTCACCGTTCAGTCATTCGGATGGTCAGATAGAGCCAAG gTGAGGGTGGACAGTATGGCAAGAGCCTACCAGCCGAGGAGACACTCGCTGAGGCCACAGTCCACGGTGGACATGGCCGAGCTGCTGGCTGCCAGAGAGGATATCTGCAATATGGTAAAGaccagcagtggctccagcagGGAGAAGACTACGTGTGCCGTCAACAAG ATCCTGATGGGAAGAGTACCAGACCGAGGAGGACGCCCCTCTGAGATACAAGCCCCACCTCCCGAGATGCCACCTTGGCAGAAAAGACAAGatggtggaggaggaagaggacgtGGTGGTGGAGGCTGGGGTCGAGGTGGACGAGGTGGTGGTGgttggggaggaggaggaggaggaggcaggaaccAAGGAGGACACGGTAGACATGAAGATTATGGAGGACACGGAGGAAAGAAAGGACGATACCAGTATTAG